The following nucleotide sequence is from Hippopotamus amphibius kiboko isolate mHipAmp2 chromosome 11, mHipAmp2.hap2, whole genome shotgun sequence.
GAGTAAAGTATAAAAATAGCTAGGTTTATTCTCTTCTTTGATGGTATAATGAGACAAGAAGCCTCATCATTGCTCCTTTCATGTCCTTATTCCTCAAAGTATAAATAAAAGGGTTAAGCATAGGAGTCACCAAGCTGTAGAATAGGGACATGAGTTTGTTCTTATCCTGGGAGTTAGTAGCAGAAGGTTGCACATACATGCTAATTACCGGCCCATAGAAGAGACATACAACAATAACATGAGAACTACATGTGTTAAAGgccttcttctttccctctgagGACTGAATTCTGAGCACTGTATCAACAATGAACCCATAGGAGACAAGAATAAGTGACAAGGGAATCAGGGAATAGAAAGTCCCCACAATGGAAAGCATAGCTACATTGAATTTGGTATCAGCACATGACATCTTGATCATCACTGGGACTTCACACAGGAAATCATCTACCTTGTTGTTGCCACAAAGTGGCAGTTGGATAGTGAGGGATGACTGAAGCAAGGAGTTAGCCAAACCACTTAGCCATGCCATGACCACTAGGAAGGTACAGAATTGCTGGTGCATGATAACTGGATACCTCaaaggcttgcagatggccatgtAACGATCCAAGGACATCACAGCTAAAAGGATGCATTCGGTGGCTCCCAGGAAGTGAAACATATAAAACTGGGTCACACAGCCCCCATAGGTGATAGACTTATCTGGGCCCCAGAGGTTCAGCAGCAGTTGAGGGATGGTGGTTGTGGTAAAACAAAGATCCAGGAAGGAgaggttggaaaggaagaagtacataGGGCTGTCAAGATGAGGATCTACCCTGGATACCACAATAATTGAGACATTTCCCACTAGTGTGCAGATGTAAGCAGCAAGCACTATTATGAAGAGTGGCATTTCCAACCAGGAGCGGTCAGAGAAACCCAAGAGAATGAAAACTTTTGGAGTACTTGCATTGCCTGAATTCATGACTGTTGTCACTCTTGTTGGTGGATTTAGGTCTAAGTGAAAACTTGCATTTCAGTATTAAATATTCTTCATGGTCAATTTATTCAGTTAAATAAAGTGAATTATGAAGGGATTTTTCTCTGCGATGTAACTCCAGTGATGTGATTTGATActtgcaagatgaaaaattatGAGCCAAAATGTCCCAAATTATTACTTTATAGTACATCTAAAAGAAAGACTAACAAATCTCTGTATTTTACCTAGGAAATGCAATAGAGCAAATTTTTACAGAATAATAATTAAGTAAAGGGAGACTCACAATTGCtcttatattaaagaaaataacaaaatggaaGAATGTTTCCCAAGAGTCACCCATGCTGACTTATCACCtgcattcatttctttcatcctTAGTCTGTTGAGCCTCATCATTCTCTGCTTGAATTTACGAGTTGATTTAGGTAATTTCAGAATTCATTGGGCTCCAGCTTGACTGGTCTGCTTTACACAGTAACAGCAAGACATAGTGCTTTTCCTTAATCCTATGCCTCAAATCCTAAAATGACTTTTGCCAACGTAAAACTTCtgtcataaaagaaaacatgcagcTATAAGAAAAGGATTCCTCCTTCTAGTTTACCCTCAAAGCTGGaggtttcaaaaataaaattctctgatattatttaaaaaaaaaaagaaaatgattctttGTATCATGTTAGgtacttgaaaaacaaaacaggcaataATTGATTGCACAGTCTGGTTATATAAGATTATTAAAGGTATCAATGCTTAAAAATACAGTATGATATATATTAGTGCTTTTCATACTGTGAGTTGTAATCTATCATATATTTAGCAGTTTTATgctattaattattgattttgtAATATTTGTTTCCAAGTGTgagtatatgtgtacatgtgtgaccaggcttattatataaaatataaaacatgctaTAGGCAATggtaaaatgtttgaaaaaacaCTGGGGTAGTAGGgtatgaaaacagaaaacttgGATCTAGTCCACTGCAATAGTTAACATGTGTATCTTTTATGCATTacttaaatatttggaaactccCTTATCTGTGCTATGAGGATTAATTAGTCCAATATGCGTGGCTACACTTTTGTAAGTGTAATACTTAATGTTGGGTTacttattttcatgaaatataaTGTCCAGGTTTATTATGAGTCTCTATCCtcaaattaatatttctttagGTTGTATCCAAATATGAACATTGTATTTATCTTCACCAAAAGAAGTCTCATAAGGGTTGCATTTTCTACCTTTTCATTTCCCAAAATTA
It contains:
- the LOC130831966 gene encoding olfactory receptor 2B11-like: MNSGNASTPKVFILLGFSDRSWLEMPLFIIVLAAYICTLVGNVSIIVVSRVDPHLDSPMYFFLSNLSFLDLCFTTTTIPQLLLNLWGPDKSITYGGCVTQFYMFHFLGATECILLAVMSLDRYMAICKPLRYPVIMHQQFCTFLVVMAWLSGLANSLLQSSLTIQLPLCGNNKVDDFLCEVPVMIKMSCADTKFNVAMLSIVGTFYSLIPLSLILVSYGFIVDTVLRIQSSEGKKKAFNTCSSHVIVVCLFYGPVISMYVQPSATNSQDKNKLMSLFYSLVTPMLNPFIYTLRNKDMKGAMMRLLVSLYHQRRE